The following proteins come from a genomic window of Syngnathus acus chromosome 15, fSynAcu1.2, whole genome shotgun sequence:
- the LOC119134302 gene encoding steroid 17-alpha-hydroxylase/17,20 lyase isoform X2, with amino-acid sequence MDWDLYLYGCFLTLLSLLALKLRLRKPVHSGLQELPCLPSFPLIGSLLSLRSVHPPHVLFKKLQERYGQTYSLMMGSHRVVVVNHYVHAKEVLLKKGKIFAGRPRTVTTDVLTRDGKDIAFGDYSATWKFHRKVVHGALHMFGQGSASIEKIICTQAQSLCSVMLEKASSEACVDLSPDLARVVTNVICSLCFNSTYPIGDPEFEAILLYSQGIVDTVAKDSLVDIFPWLQLFPNADLRLLKQCVSTRDKLLHQKYEEHKAQYSDHLQRDLIDALLRAKRNAHNNNTAEMSSQPLGLSDDHILMTVGDIFGAGVETTVTVLRWAIIYLLYHPEVQKRIQDEMDSNLGRDRSPLLSDRGSLPYLEATIREVLRIRPVSPLLIPHVALQDTSLGNFKVRKGTRVIVNLWSLHYDEKEWKHPELFDPGRFLNSEGTGLSKPSSSYMPFGAGVRVCLGEALAKMELFIFLAWILQRFTFSSPAGQPPPSLEGKFGVVLQPAKYKVTVTPRWRAF; translated from the exons ATGGACTGGGATCTGTATCTATATGGGTGTTTTTTGACACTCCTTAGTCTTTTAGCGCTGAAGTTACGATTAAGAAAACCGGTCCACAGCGGCCTCCAAGAGCTCCCGTGCCTCCCGTCGTTCCCTTTGATCGGCAGTCTGCTGAGTCTCCGGAGCGTACATCCTCCTCACGTTCTTTTCAAGAAACTCCAAGAGAGATACGGTCAGACGTACTCACTGATGATGGGCTCGCATCGGGTCGTCGTCGTCAACCACTACGTCCATGCCAAAGAAGTGCTGCTGAAGAAGGGCAAGATATTTGCAGGGAGACCGAGAACA GTAACCACCGACGTGCTGACCAGAGATGGGAAAGACATCGCCTTTGGAGACTACAGCGCTACCTGGAAGTTCCACAGGAAAGTTGTCCACGGAGCTCTCCACATGTTTGGACAAGGCTCCGCCTCCATTGAGAAGATCA TCTGCACACAGGCCCAGTCCCTTTGCTCCGTCATGTTGGAGAAAGCTAGTAGCGAGGCTTGCGTGGACCTTTCTCCTGACCTGGCGCGGGTCGTCACCAACGTCATCTGTTCGCTGTGTTTCAACTCCACGTACCCAATTGGAGATCCTGAGTTTGAGGCCATCCTTCTTTATAGCCAGGGTATTGTGGACACCGTCGCCAAAGACAGCCTGGTGGATATTTTCCCCTGGCTCCAG CTCTTTCCCAACGCAGACCTGCGTCTCCTGAAACAATGCGTTTCCACCCGTGACAAACTTCTACATCAGAAATATGAAGAACACAAG GCCCAGTACAGTGACCATTTGCAGAGAGACCTGATAGACGCTCTGCTCCGAGCAAAACGCAATgcccacaacaacaacacggcAGAGATGAGTTCCCAGCCTTTGGGCCTTAGCGACGACCACATCCTTATGACTGTCGGAGACATCTTTGGAGCCGGGGTGGAAACCACCGTCACCGTCCTCAGATGGGCCATCATCTACCTCCTCTATCACCCTGAG GTGCAGAAACGGATCCAGGATGAGATGGACAGCAATTTAGGGCGGGACCGGAGCCCCCTCCTGAGCGACAGAGGCAGTCTTCCTTACCTCGAGGCCACCATCAGGGAGGTGTTGCGGATCCGCCCCGTTTCCCCTCTCCTCATCCCTCACGTTGCCCTCCAGGACACAAG CCTTGGAAATTTCAAAGTGCGAAAAGGGACCAGAGTTATCGTCAACCTGTGGTCACTGCACTACGACGAGAAAGAATGGAAACACCCTGAACTTTTCGACCCAG GTCGCTTTTTGAACAGCGAAGGCACAGGTCTGAGCAAGCCGTCGTCCAGCTACATGCCCTTCGGTGCCGGGGTCAGGGTGTGTCTCGGCGAGGCCTTAGCAAAGATGGAACTCTTTATCTTCCTGGCCTGGATTCTGCAGCGTTTCACCTTTTCCAGCCCAGCCGGTCAACCTCCTCCCTCGCTGGAGGGCAAGTTTGGCGTGGTCCTTCAACCAGCCAAGTACAAGGTGACCGTCACACCCAGATGGCGTGCTTTCTAG
- the cdk1 gene encoding cyclin-dependent kinase 1: protein MDDYLRIEKIGEGTYGVVYRGKHKATGQIVAMKKIRLESEEEGVPSTAVREVSLLQELKHPNVVRLLDVLMQESRLYLIFEFLSMDLKKYLDSIPSGQYMEPMLVKSYLYQILEGIYFCHCRRVLHRDLKPQNLLIDNKGVIKLADFGLARAFGVPVRVYTHEVVTLWYRAPEVLLGSHRYSTPVDVWSAATIFAELATKKPLFQGDSEIDQLFRIFRTLGTPDNIVWPDVESLPDYKSTFPKWKPGNLASMVKNLDKNGLDLLKKMLAYNPPKRISTREALTHPYFDDLDKTSLPSANIKKT from the exons ATGGACGATTATTTGAGAATCGAGAAAATTGGAGAAG GCACCTATGGGGTGGTATACAGAGGCAAACACAAGGCCACTGGTCAAATTGTGGCAATGAAAAAGATCCGCTTGGAGAGTGAGGAGGAAGGGGTTCCCAGCACTGCGGTGAGAGAGGTCTCCTTGCTTCAGGAGCTCAAGCACCCAAATGTTGTaag ACTCCTTGATGTCCTGATGCAAGAGTCTCGTCTCTATCTTATCTTTGAGTTCCTGTCCATGGACCTGAAGAAATACCTGGACTCCATTCCTTCTGGCCAGTACATGGAGCCCATGTTGGTCAAG AGCTACCTCTACCAGATCTTAGAGGGCATCTATTTCTGTCATTGTCGTCGAGTCCTCCATCGAGACCTGAAGCCCCAGAACCTTTTGATTGACAACAAGGGAGTTATCAAACTGGCTGACTTTGGACTGGCTCGGGCCTTTGGTGTTCCCGTCAGGGTCTATACCCACGAG GTAGTGACCCTTTGGTATCGAGCTCCCGAGGTTCTCCTGGGCTCCCATCGATATTCAACTCCCGTCGACGTTTGGAGCGCCGCCACCATCTTTGCTGAACTGGCCACTAAGAAGCCACTGTTTCAAGGAGACTCTGAAATAGACCAGCTTTTTAGAATTTTCAG gaCACTGGGAACGCCAGATAACATTGTTTGGCCTGACGTGGAAAGCCTGCCTGACTATAAAAGCACTTTTCCCAAATGGAAGCCTGGCAACCTCGCGTCAATGGTGAAAAACCTGGATAAGAATGGGCTGGACCTACTCAAA AAAATGTTGGCATACAATCCTCCCAAAAGAATTTCAACCCGCGAGGCCTTGACTCATCCTTATTTTGACGATTTGGACAAGACGAGCCTCCCCTCGGCCAACATCAAGAAAACCTAA
- the LOC119134302 gene encoding steroid 17-alpha-hydroxylase/17,20 lyase isoform X1 — MDWDLYLYGCFLTLLSLLALKLRLRKPVHSGLQELPCLPSFPLIGSLLSLRSVHPPHVLFKKLQERYGQTYSLMMGSHRVVVVNHYVHAKEVLLKKGKIFAGRPRTVGAPSFFSLKKSFACLPNLSFLAHIDAPLHGMKVTTDVLTRDGKDIAFGDYSATWKFHRKVVHGALHMFGQGSASIEKIICTQAQSLCSVMLEKASSEACVDLSPDLARVVTNVICSLCFNSTYPIGDPEFEAILLYSQGIVDTVAKDSLVDIFPWLQLFPNADLRLLKQCVSTRDKLLHQKYEEHKAQYSDHLQRDLIDALLRAKRNAHNNNTAEMSSQPLGLSDDHILMTVGDIFGAGVETTVTVLRWAIIYLLYHPEVQKRIQDEMDSNLGRDRSPLLSDRGSLPYLEATIREVLRIRPVSPLLIPHVALQDTSLGNFKVRKGTRVIVNLWSLHYDEKEWKHPELFDPGRFLNSEGTGLSKPSSSYMPFGAGVRVCLGEALAKMELFIFLAWILQRFTFSSPAGQPPPSLEGKFGVVLQPAKYKVTVTPRWRAF, encoded by the exons ATGGACTGGGATCTGTATCTATATGGGTGTTTTTTGACACTCCTTAGTCTTTTAGCGCTGAAGTTACGATTAAGAAAACCGGTCCACAGCGGCCTCCAAGAGCTCCCGTGCCTCCCGTCGTTCCCTTTGATCGGCAGTCTGCTGAGTCTCCGGAGCGTACATCCTCCTCACGTTCTTTTCAAGAAACTCCAAGAGAGATACGGTCAGACGTACTCACTGATGATGGGCTCGCATCGGGTCGTCGTCGTCAACCACTACGTCCATGCCAAAGAAGTGCTGCTGAAGAAGGGCAAGATATTTGCAGGGAGACCGAGAACAGTGGGTGCACCGTCTTTCTTCTCTTTGAAAAAGTcctttgcctgcctgccaaaCCTATCTTTCCTTGCCCACATTGATGCTCCTCTCCATGGGATGAAGGTAACCACCGACGTGCTGACCAGAGATGGGAAAGACATCGCCTTTGGAGACTACAGCGCTACCTGGAAGTTCCACAGGAAAGTTGTCCACGGAGCTCTCCACATGTTTGGACAAGGCTCCGCCTCCATTGAGAAGATCA TCTGCACACAGGCCCAGTCCCTTTGCTCCGTCATGTTGGAGAAAGCTAGTAGCGAGGCTTGCGTGGACCTTTCTCCTGACCTGGCGCGGGTCGTCACCAACGTCATCTGTTCGCTGTGTTTCAACTCCACGTACCCAATTGGAGATCCTGAGTTTGAGGCCATCCTTCTTTATAGCCAGGGTATTGTGGACACCGTCGCCAAAGACAGCCTGGTGGATATTTTCCCCTGGCTCCAG CTCTTTCCCAACGCAGACCTGCGTCTCCTGAAACAATGCGTTTCCACCCGTGACAAACTTCTACATCAGAAATATGAAGAACACAAG GCCCAGTACAGTGACCATTTGCAGAGAGACCTGATAGACGCTCTGCTCCGAGCAAAACGCAATgcccacaacaacaacacggcAGAGATGAGTTCCCAGCCTTTGGGCCTTAGCGACGACCACATCCTTATGACTGTCGGAGACATCTTTGGAGCCGGGGTGGAAACCACCGTCACCGTCCTCAGATGGGCCATCATCTACCTCCTCTATCACCCTGAG GTGCAGAAACGGATCCAGGATGAGATGGACAGCAATTTAGGGCGGGACCGGAGCCCCCTCCTGAGCGACAGAGGCAGTCTTCCTTACCTCGAGGCCACCATCAGGGAGGTGTTGCGGATCCGCCCCGTTTCCCCTCTCCTCATCCCTCACGTTGCCCTCCAGGACACAAG CCTTGGAAATTTCAAAGTGCGAAAAGGGACCAGAGTTATCGTCAACCTGTGGTCACTGCACTACGACGAGAAAGAATGGAAACACCCTGAACTTTTCGACCCAG GTCGCTTTTTGAACAGCGAAGGCACAGGTCTGAGCAAGCCGTCGTCCAGCTACATGCCCTTCGGTGCCGGGGTCAGGGTGTGTCTCGGCGAGGCCTTAGCAAAGATGGAACTCTTTATCTTCCTGGCCTGGATTCTGCAGCGTTTCACCTTTTCCAGCCCAGCCGGTCAACCTCCTCCCTCGCTGGAGGGCAAGTTTGGCGTGGTCCTTCAACCAGCCAAGTACAAGGTGACCGTCACACCCAGATGGCGTGCTTTCTAG
- the borcs7 gene encoding BLOC-1-related complex subunit 7: MAASSAEAQPRFGQSVKGLLSDKVGSCSVDVIALTRQVLKVSRSQELLGQAARNMVIQEDAILHSEDSLRKMSIITTHLQYQQEAIQKNVEHSRNLQDQLIHLLK, encoded by the exons ATGGCGGCGTCGTCGGCAGAAGCCCAACCTCGCTTTGGGCAGTCCGTCAAAGGATTATTATCTGATAAAGTGGGCTCTTGCAGCGTAGACGTGATCGCGCTGACACGCCAGGTGCTTAAAGTTTCCCGCAGCCAAGAG CTTCTCGGTCAAGCAGCCAGAAATATGGTGATTCAGGAGGACGCGATCCTACACTCGGAGGAT AGTCTAAGAAAAATGTCCATCATAACGACACATTTACAATATCA gCAGGAGGCCATCCAAAAGAA tGTGGAGCATTCTAGAAATTTGCAAGATCAACTTATCCACCTGCTAAAGTAG